Genomic DNA from Etheostoma cragini isolate CJK2018 chromosome 7, CSU_Ecrag_1.0, whole genome shotgun sequence:
CGGATTTacctaaatatatttttcttttaatatatattgtaaatgATGTGTGGCACATTGTTTTGGTCTGATGTTTAAGTAGTGGTGGAATAACCAAGAAGACTAATTTACTTGAGAACAAATTTTAAGTAGAGcgatttaaaattgtttttttttatcacacatATAGGCTTATTCGTGCACCATAAAATGCgtattataaaaaaatctgaaaatgaaaaacgaAATATAAATATAGGCACTGGAATCTTGTTTTAAACACCACGGAATTAAGGTATCACGTGATGTGGCAGCAGCACAACCTTCTGGTGACAAAAATCACTGTTGTATTTGGAGGTGCAGACAAAAACAGCATTCTGTTACCTTGTGATGCTTCCTTTGATTTGCTTAAAATGCTTAGGATTTTATGCTTCAGTAATAATACATctacataatatactgtacgtTTCACCAAGTCCTGTATTCAAATGTTTACttcaagagaaaagaaaggcaTATCAGCACAATCTACTTAATGTCTGTTCAAGGTGAAGCTTTCAACCTTTACACCATGCTTGATAGTTTGAGTAATAATGCTGGTATTGTGCATTTGGAGTTTGATGAGTTACTGACCATGCTAagacttttacttaaattaaatAGAACTTTCATTAGAGAACATAGTTAATCTGTTTTTCCTGCTTTGTAAGTCGAATTGTCTGTTAATAGTCCTATTTGCTTTCTGTTATGATCAATGGTTTGAGTCAATCAATTACCATAATAAAGCCATTTCTAAAAAGCCCCAAGCTCATTTGGTTATTCAGAACTCATTAatcaagacacatttttattagtAAATTGTTCTAACTTTTAAAACCTTATAATAATCAAGGCATATGATATACATTCCACATTTCCCAGTTACTCatgacaaaaatagaaaaagcatTCAGAATAGAAAAATCATTATTTGGCTTCACAGATATACAAATTATAGTGTGAAACAAGTTGCAAATAATTAAATCTATACAAATTCATCACAACTACAGTAGTTGGTTTTTAATCAACTGTGTGACTACCTCATTTTGGTAAACATTTCATCAATATACGTGTACTTTTACGTACATATATATGCGGTTGTGGACTAAAATCACTGAGCAAATTTTTCTTGAAAAGGAAATTGTTGGAAATCAACACCCGCACAGATGTAGATATAAAAGTCAAAAGTTGCATAACCACATTTagctgcacacaaaaacacctgtGCATTTCAAGTAATCCAGTTTCCAAATTGTACTGCAGGTCTGCAGTCACAGCAGGGTTCTGCTATacaaaacatgaatttaaaaagaaatttaaaaaataaagtgggGAGCCACCCAATGGAGAGAAGCCTAAACCAATCatattaacctctgagaagttATTATGGGTAATTGAGTTCAATTTTCTAGACAAAGAAGTGCTGAAAGCTAGTGTCTGATGGCATTAGATGGCCACTATAATATTAATCTCTTTTCATGTCATCTACAGATGCCTCTCagtccagtggagctgctcctcTAAAGAGCCCTGCTCCTATCCCCCTGCGCCCatccctctttcctttcttttgggGAGCTTgggcagagggagaggaggcGGTGGAGGGATCCTGCAGTGCTTGCCGCGAGAGAAGTTCCATGAAGACAGAGTCCATCTGGCGACAGACCTCCTGCGAGATGAAAGAAACAATGGTGAGtagagaggaaaaataaaaactgttatttgCTTTCCCCCTCTGAGTACATGAGATTCTAATCAAGTTTCACATGAAAGTCATTAAGTactattttcattaaattgtaATTAGATGCTGCGTCGGAaagacattttcataaaaaaataagaggGGTTGTAAGTTATCACTAAATTCAAAATTTTTATCAATGCTTTAATATAACTACTTTTGGGTTTCTAGgttgtgaaaaaacaaacatccatctTACTCTTTGCCTGGTGTTCTTTATTATTACACTTTATTTGCCTTTTTAGCCGTTTAGCTGAAAACCTGTCCAAAAGGATGATTAAACCACTTGCACTCTGGAAAAGTGTTGCAGAACATCTGAACCAAAAATCCATTTATTAGGAACAGAAGACTTCATGGTAGTAAAAAGATTAAGTTTCAGAGGACTTATTAAGACAAATAATCTTTAAGATAAAGCAGTGGTGAATTATGAACTCTTAAAGCCATATTCATAAATTACAAACCCTTTAAAAGGGTGCCTTGTCACATAGTGGGTTcagtaatttaaatgaaaaacaagacaTACCTTGTCTACTTTGACAAGGTCCTCAGAAGAGGAATGTTCCTGCAATCTGTATGcagaaaaagaaatttgaaaaacattcaTATGAATTTCTCCCTCAAAAAAATAAGTCAGTTCTAATGCTGCAGCATCCAGTGACACTCACTCTCTGCGCACATAGCCAGGAGAGTGGCCCCGCCGTGGCTTGCACTGTGGCCCGACGGGAATTTGGAGCATTAACTTTCCACTTGAAGTGATGCTGCCCCCAACTTGTTCAGCCATCAACCTACTTCGGTCAATTGAACCACTGCTGTTGGCTCTAGGACGTTCTGCTTTTTTGTGCGTTGGCGCTGCAGCCAATCTTGCGCCATTATCAGCTGAGGATCCTGTTTCCATCTCTGCAGAATAccacattgaattgaataacaCCCCTACAGCTTTAGAGAAGTGATAATCTAAGATAAGCACATAAAACATACCATCTTTGATGTGGGTGTACTCTGCTTCTACATCTCCTTCTTCAATGATAGGCTCACTGCAAAGAAGGAAAGCCCTCAGATAAACATGCCACTGTTCATAATGGCCATGAGATGCGTATGAACGTCTTCTCTTACCCGTCATCGTGTTCCAGCGTCATGCATTTTTCATACACAGGCCCTTGCACTTCGCTCTGGCTGGGGAAGATGCTTTCGTGCTGGAGAATGATGCTGTTCACCAGGGCGTTGATCTGAGGCTGCAGGGtgacaacatcatcatcatgagCCCCTCTTACCAGGCTGGGgccaaaacacacagccaggttGTAAGGCTGCATCATGTTTTCGTCGCTGTACTGAGACACACTAGAGGCAGGGACACAATGAaggaggtgggggagggggggtcagAATTTTAAAGTTGTGGCATGTAGTGGAAACTAAACCAACTATTTCCTGATGATGATTTTGTCTTCCTCTTACAATTATCCAATACATGTATGTTAGAAACACAATATCAAAACTTACTTCAATCCATCTCCTACAAAACTTTTCCTTTGAAATGTTTGGTACCACATTGAAgccattttcttcttttagtttGCTTTTGTTTCGTTGCAATACTTACTGGTGAAGGAACGCAAAGAGGTAtctcatgatgatgatgacaggcTCAGGGTAGGAAGATATGACCATTTTAAACTGagctgctctctctgtctcgttctttatttctgacaaaaaaagaagaaaaaaaatacataagttAGATAAGCTCCTTCCATACACAGTCAGCCACACTCATTTGACATTTCAACACATGCACCCATGCACTCACGAGCATGCTCCAAGAGTTGGCTGGTGCTGTCGATGGGGAAGAGAGGTTTCTCCAGACATCTGAAGTACAGCTTCAGCACTCCAGCAACAGAGTCCAGATCATATCGCCGCTCAGCCAGGGGGTCCTCTCCTGCAGGAGAAGCCCACAGCATACTGCCCCACATTATTATTGCTCCACAGTGAGAGGAGCTACTCCATAAAATTGAGCCATACGGGTCAtgctaacacatacacacacgcttACCTCGCTCAAATGCATCCCTCAGGTTGTTAACCTCCATCTGAGATCCTGGCACTCTAAATATCCCTTCATGGTGGAGACCTGATGGACAGCCAGATTACTTCAATTCATCAGTGCTGTAAAGTAGCTTTTAGATCcaatgcaaaaaatgtaaagtcatATGTAGATGGTTATGCCATTAAAGCATCTTTAAAAGAGTTTTTGTAGAAACATGGGACAGtcacagtttaaaaacaaagcaaaaaaaaaaaagtttttgacaGTCTGACTGAAGTCTGTTTCAGCCAATTCAGGTTAGTGTTGCCCAGTCAGATCAGCCGCAGGAGGATATGACATTGCTGTCTGCTATTCAGTGGCTTTCTGATGCGATCACTGTGGGTGCTAAATCTGGAAAGTTTCAAATTCTACACAGTGGCTTCAAGTcttactatatattttttgtcttaaatatatatatttgcaatAGAGGTGCTGTTATACCATTACTTCAGTCTTGAATACTCACCATTGAGGTTGATATAGCAAATGCAACTTTCCACAACAATTGGAATCTGTTGTCCTGAAGCCtgaatgaaaaaatatgaaGTGATGAATTTCACAAACTTCAAGTCACTGTTATCCAATGTGCTTGAATAGGAATTGGTGACAGTGTAATCATGATGGTAGCCACCTGTATGAAAGACAGCATGTCTCCACTAAAAAGTTTGTAATTGTGCATCGAATTGGCATTTGAATGATTCTTCCTGACACGCATTGACTTTCCATTGTGTCTGCAGAGCCAGAGAATACGTTAGACACAGTAAGCTTTATTTTGTTACAATTGTGTAATATGTACAAAGTAACATTATTCACAAGTAAAAGAACAcaaatcacttaaaaaaaaaacgtttataaCTGTACCCAGGCTGTCCATTTGATGCTTCTGCTTGGAGGGCAAAAGGCACAAgacgacaaaaaaaaacaaaaaaaaaaacacaaaacaaacaaccattAAGAAGAAATCAGGAATACATCAGcataaaaagaaataggaaCAGCAATTTAGTGAAATAGAACACCCCCATAGTGCACGAATTGTATTCAACTGACACTTGAGTCAGCATTGTATCTTTCAGCATTGGTCTGTGTGAATTGCAGAAGTGATACCTTTTTCCACAGCCACTTTCAGCTGGTCATGTTTGGCTTGCAGTTTAGATACCAGGGAGCTGGCTGAAAGGTGATCTTTTACtctctgtaaaataaatcagatttaaTTAAAAGTCATTATCATTCTATCCCCATCATTTATTGTGGTTCTCATGCATCAACACATCTGCATATTCACCAGCTGCATACCATTTAAACCTACCTAAACACTATTCTGCTATAGTACTACAAAAACATACTCACAGTGAAATAGAGGTTTTCCATTTCCTGCATGTTGGCCCTGCGACGGGCCACACTGGGCTTCACTGTTAGGTTCTCGGTGCTGCCCTCCTGAGACAAACCAGTGCTGGGCTCCAGATCATCATCACAAATACTCTCCAGCAGGAAACACTGGGCTGACAACATGCTCTTTCTAGCCTGTGGAACAGCAGCAAGAGAGAAACACTAAACATTATGCTTTGGCAATTCTGTACTGCAAAATATGAAGGTCTGAGGGGAACGGACTGTGATTGCAATTATGTTGCATTTAAGTACCTGCTGGAGAGGCCAAAATGTTAGTTTGAGCATGTGAATAATACatacaaaagattaaaatatgATGGGCAGTGCTAATCTGGACATGGACCAGCACATTTCGGGCTTAATTTTAGCAATGTACATCCAATGAGCCCAACTAGAGTTTAAGTGACTGACTCAAACATTCACATATTCCTGCCATTTGCTGATCTAAAAGCACGCTGGCCAGGTTTTGATTCATTTCTATAAAAcctttatatataaaaaaaagaaaagaaaaaaaagaaaaaggaaaagagattAAATTGGACAGTTTGTAGTTCTTTCCTCATGTGTTTAATAGCTTGACGTCACAGCTTTACTCTCCACAATTTCCATCTACTTCAATGAAATAATGTTAAGAAAGCGAggaaaaactgaataaattTACAGCCGGGGCAGAACTCTGCCCTGAACTTGGGTGAGTTGAAACACATGTAGATGTGTTGTGGTGGTTGTGGAACGTACTTTACCTCCTCAGTTTCCTGGGTGACTGCTTTCAGTCTGCTTTCTATCTGTTTGAATCTGGTCTCCAGATCGCATCCCATCTCACTCTCTGCACTGACCTCGGAAACCtgagatacagacagacagagagagagttggtGCCAAACAGCTGAATAATACACAAAAGACAAactaacacaaagacaaaatacagaCCTGGTCTTCATCATGGGGCTGAT
This window encodes:
- the LOC117947757 gene encoding rho GTPase-activating protein 4-like isoform X2, which codes for MTYHVKLRKEKVGIVDYDTQIKEIRCQLVDQLKVLDLQLEQKSQQLQDLTDYLRRRGEVESEYARSLEKLAERFTSRIKRKEPSSNSVAQVWLALLSQTRQESRDHNGLSESCSTFLIQPLTQCLEYTQRLAKKSKDICTQLQDGLLKVTAELQTAWRTYYQYQSDYVSAEGKLKEAEKQEEKQKQSNAKKLEKLIEKRQGKVKEIYLKCNKARNEYLLNLAIANASTNKYYLQDISTLIDCADVGYHLSLGRVLQAYLSSRQRSQQNLSTGLQHLQSTVSGLDQSQDRDSLLQDHFNTFCMPLRFPYQPHDEDQVSEVSAESEMGCDLETRFKQIESRLKAVTQETEEARKSMLSAQCFLLESICDDDLEPSTGLSQEGSTENLTVKPSVARRRANMQEMENLYFTRVKDHLSASSLVSKLQAKHDQLKVAVEKAEASNGQPGHNGKSMRVRKNHSNANSMHNYKLFSGDMLSFIQASGQQIPIVVESCICYINLNGLHHEGIFRVPGSQMEVNNLRDAFERGEDPLAERRYDLDSVAGVLKLYFRCLEKPLFPIDSTSQLLEHAQIKNETERAAQFKMVISSYPEPVIIIMRYLFAFLHHVSQYSDENMMQPYNLAVCFGPSLVRGAHDDDVVTLQPQINALVNSIILQHESIFPSQSEVQGPVYEKCMTLEHDDGEPIIEEGDVEAEYTHIKDEMETGSSADNGARLAAAPTHKKAERPRANSSGSIDRSRLMAEQVGGSITSSGKLMLQIPVGPQCKPRRGHSPGYVRRELQEHSSSEDLVKVDKEVCRQMDSVFMELLSRQALQDPSTASSPSAQAPQKKGKRDGRRGIGAGLFRGAAPLD
- the LOC117947757 gene encoding rho GTPase-activating protein 4-like isoform X1, with the translated sequence MTYHVKLRKEKVGIVDYDTQIKEIRCQLVDQLKVLDLQLEQKSQQLQDLTDYLRRRGEVESEYARSLEKLAERFTSRIKRKEPSSNSVAQVWLALLSQTRQESRDHNGLSESCSTFLIQPLTQCLEYTQRLAKKSKDICTQLQDGLLKVTAELQTAWRTYYQYQSDYVSAEGKLKEAEKQEEKQKQSNAKKLEKLIEKRQGKVKEIYLKCNKARNEYLLNLAIANASTNKYYLQDISTLIDCADVGYHLSLGRVLQAYLSSRQRSQQNLSTGLQHLQSTVSGLDQSQDRDSLLQDHFNTFCMPLRFPYQPHDEDQVSEVSAESEMGCDLETRFKQIESRLKAVTQETEEARKSMLSAQCFLLESICDDDLEPSTGLSQEGSTENLTVKPSVARRRANMQEMENLYFTRVKDHLSASSLVSKLQAKHDQLKVAVEKEASNGQPGHNGKSMRVRKNHSNANSMHNYKLFSGDMLSFIQASGQQIPIVVESCICYINLNGLHHEGIFRVPGSQMEVNNLRDAFERGEDPLAERRYDLDSVAGVLKLYFRCLEKPLFPIDSTSQLLEHAQIKNETERAAQFKMVISSYPEPVIIIMRYLFAFLHHVSQYSDENMMQPYNLAVCFGPSLVRGAHDDDVVTLQPQINALVNSIILQHESIFPSQSEVQGPVYEKCMTLEHDDGEPIIEEGDVEAEYTHIKDEMETGSSADNGARLAAAPTHKKAERPRANSSGSIDRSRLMAEQVGGSITSSGKLMLQIPVGPQCKPRRGHSPGYVRRELQEHSSSEDLVKVDKEVCRQMDSVFMELLSRQALQDPSTASSPSAQAPQKKGKRDGRRGIGAGLFRGAAPLD